Proteins encoded by one window of Lycium barbarum isolate Lr01 chromosome 11, ASM1917538v2, whole genome shotgun sequence:
- the LOC132619031 gene encoding uncharacterized protein LOC132619031 isoform X1 has product MCNGTTKNKLVNSLYISERYRDKIISEPGIRIFELQNLIRKELEVYIGRTVARKARSIVLQQIMGDNVEEFKRILDYRDELLRSNPGSTCVVRLSEETFEGGVKRFQSFYICFDAMKKAVKTGCRRAIGLDGCFLKGVSKGKMLVAVCKNGNNQMLPLAWAVVEVENAFTWRWFVNILRHDLELGDGTGLTTLSDMQKGLDIAIKDLLPNAEQRMCARHVLGNFSKKWKGIEIRNCFWRCAKSTYEQELQKNLDHMEKLGDGINGDLLYYNIDRWSKVYFKYLSCCDSVDNNMAESFNSWILGPRHKTIITMLEEIRVKMMRRVGQLREFSETWITNISQMALKVLQENTSKSMKCTLEWNGEYGFEVKDSWGNKFIVNLNSNTCTCRSWMLKGIPCCHAIAALHFRKLEPIHYVAHWYTKDAYLKTYNSFIQPVTNMAMWPKSTNPPVLPPEIKKLPGRPRKCRRKK; this is encoded by the exons ATGTGCAATGGGACAACAAAGAACAAGTTAGTAAATTCTTTGTATATTTCAGAAAGGTACAGGGACAAAATTATTTCTGAACCTGGCATTAGAATTTTTGAGCTTCAAAATTTGATAAGAAAGGAATTAGAGGTGTATATTGGTAGGACTGTGGCAAGGAAAGCCAGAAGCATTGTTTTGCAACAAATCATGGGTGACAATGTAGAGGAGTTCAAAAGAATTTTGGATTATAGGGATGAGCTTTTAAGGAGTAATCCAGGTAGCACATGTGTGGTTAGGCTGAGTGAAGAAACTTTTGAAGGTGGAGTCAAAAGGTTTCAATCCTTTTATATATGTTTTGATGCCATGAAGAAGGCAGTCAAGACTGGTTGTAGGAGGGCAATTGGGTTGGATGGGTGTTTTTTAAAAGGTGTTAGTAAAGGGAAAATGCTTGTGGCTGTTTGTAAAAATGGGAACAACCAGATGCTACCACTGGCTTGGGCAGTGGTTGAAGTTGAGAATGCTTTTACTTGGAGATGGTTTGTCaacattctaaggcatgatcttgAGCTTGGAGATGGGACTGGTTTGACAACTCTTTCAGATATGCAAAAG GGTCTAGATATAGCCATTAAGGATCTGCTGCCAAATGCCGAACAAAGAATGTGTGCAAGACATGTGCTTGGCAATTTTTCTAAAAAATGGAAAGGCATAGAGATTAGAAACTGCTTCTGGAGATGTGCTAAGTCCACATATGAGCAGGAGTTGCAAAAAAATTTGGATCATATGGAGAAGTTAGGTGATGGAataaatggagatttgttgtatTACAACATAGATAGGTGGTCCAAGGTCTACTTTAAATACCTCAGCTGTTGTGATAGTGTTGACAACAACATGGCCGAGAGTTTTAATTCTTGGATTTTGGGGCCAAGGCACAAGACCATTATCACAATGCTTGAGGAAATTAGAGTCAAAATGATGAGAAGGGTAGGACAACTAAGAGAGTTTTCTGAGACTTGGATAACAAACATCAGCCAAATGGCTTTGAAGGTATTGCAAGAGAACACATCAAAGTCAATGAAGTGTACTCTTGAATGGAATGGTGAATATGGCTTTGAGGTCAAGGACAGCTGGGGTAATAAATTCATAGTAAATCTGAACAGCAATACCTGCACTTGTAGATCTTGGATGCTGAAAGGTATTCCCTGCTGTCATGCCATAGCTGCACTTCATTTCAGAAAATTGGAACCTATTCACTATGTTGCACATTGGTACACTAAGGACGCTTACCTTAAAACATACAACTCATTCATTCAACCTGTTACTAATATGGCAATGTGGCCAAAGTCAACCAATCCTCCTGTCCTCCCACCTGAGATTAAAAAGCTTCCAGGTAGGCCAAGGAAGTGTAGAAGAAAGAAGTAG
- the LOC132619031 gene encoding uncharacterized protein LOC132619031 isoform X2, whose translation MGDNVEEFKRILDYRDELLRSNPGSTCVVRLSEETFEGGVKRFQSFYICFDAMKKAVKTGCRRAIGLDGCFLKGVSKGKMLVAVCKNGNNQMLPLAWAVVEVENAFTWRWFVNILRHDLELGDGTGLTTLSDMQKGLDIAIKDLLPNAEQRMCARHVLGNFSKKWKGIEIRNCFWRCAKSTYEQELQKNLDHMEKLGDGINGDLLYYNIDRWSKVYFKYLSCCDSVDNNMAESFNSWILGPRHKTIITMLEEIRVKMMRRVGQLREFSETWITNISQMALKVLQENTSKSMKCTLEWNGEYGFEVKDSWGNKFIVNLNSNTCTCRSWMLKGIPCCHAIAALHFRKLEPIHYVAHWYTKDAYLKTYNSFIQPVTNMAMWPKSTNPPVLPPEIKKLPGRPRKCRRKK comes from the exons ATGGGTGACAATGTAGAGGAGTTCAAAAGAATTTTGGATTATAGGGATGAGCTTTTAAGGAGTAATCCAGGTAGCACATGTGTGGTTAGGCTGAGTGAAGAAACTTTTGAAGGTGGAGTCAAAAGGTTTCAATCCTTTTATATATGTTTTGATGCCATGAAGAAGGCAGTCAAGACTGGTTGTAGGAGGGCAATTGGGTTGGATGGGTGTTTTTTAAAAGGTGTTAGTAAAGGGAAAATGCTTGTGGCTGTTTGTAAAAATGGGAACAACCAGATGCTACCACTGGCTTGGGCAGTGGTTGAAGTTGAGAATGCTTTTACTTGGAGATGGTTTGTCaacattctaaggcatgatcttgAGCTTGGAGATGGGACTGGTTTGACAACTCTTTCAGATATGCAAAAG GGTCTAGATATAGCCATTAAGGATCTGCTGCCAAATGCCGAACAAAGAATGTGTGCAAGACATGTGCTTGGCAATTTTTCTAAAAAATGGAAAGGCATAGAGATTAGAAACTGCTTCTGGAGATGTGCTAAGTCCACATATGAGCAGGAGTTGCAAAAAAATTTGGATCATATGGAGAAGTTAGGTGATGGAataaatggagatttgttgtatTACAACATAGATAGGTGGTCCAAGGTCTACTTTAAATACCTCAGCTGTTGTGATAGTGTTGACAACAACATGGCCGAGAGTTTTAATTCTTGGATTTTGGGGCCAAGGCACAAGACCATTATCACAATGCTTGAGGAAATTAGAGTCAAAATGATGAGAAGGGTAGGACAACTAAGAGAGTTTTCTGAGACTTGGATAACAAACATCAGCCAAATGGCTTTGAAGGTATTGCAAGAGAACACATCAAAGTCAATGAAGTGTACTCTTGAATGGAATGGTGAATATGGCTTTGAGGTCAAGGACAGCTGGGGTAATAAATTCATAGTAAATCTGAACAGCAATACCTGCACTTGTAGATCTTGGATGCTGAAAGGTATTCCCTGCTGTCATGCCATAGCTGCACTTCATTTCAGAAAATTGGAACCTATTCACTATGTTGCACATTGGTACACTAAGGACGCTTACCTTAAAACATACAACTCATTCATTCAACCTGTTACTAATATGGCAATGTGGCCAAAGTCAACCAATCCTCCTGTCCTCCCACCTGAGATTAAAAAGCTTCCAGGTAGGCCAAGGAAGTGTAGAAGAAAGAAGTAG